From Mytilus galloprovincialis chromosome 9, xbMytGall1.hap1.1, whole genome shotgun sequence, the proteins below share one genomic window:
- the LOC143046224 gene encoding uncharacterized protein LOC143046224 — protein MASSKPILCGPCHKGEVTTKADIWCYNCDEGLCWTCLSHHKRFKATCDHKTINIKSYKPSIQAIKTECDKHGQQLNLYCPGHLMPCCDQCISTSHLKCTGIKSLAGVVDKIKIEKSKETVETDISSLVNVLNKLISNKSENIKTGENQCVSIKNSITEIRNKINKHLDHLEKKLCKEIDSIWNQEKSKATNFISEIDRKTKNLKKMKDQLQTATTNISKLQSFLGVHQIEQQIHQCQRYVEDLENDGRTKEVEMNMKQNDEVKKVISQLGTLASLGEVMVVETDVSMKKETSVRRKAQVPLHEQSNINNMTMNIETKIEINIKELISDMICLMDGRVIVVEMEGKVNLLTSDGKLQKQLPIPGEAHSVTQINQNTIAITYPWEKAIKIFNMENETVTKFITLNKKCYGLSSSNNSLAVGLGNDEIRIIDLEGNKLKSIPVPSSSFLEYLVYCNDRVFYSDYMGNSVYCYDGSGKKIWRYKQDLKTPNGLWTNNFGYIYVVDQGSHRIIVISKDGQQSKVLIHEEDGLINPRCICFKHNESSGFICHLMSDYLAKFNLSYG, from the coding sequence ATGGCATCCAGTAAACCTATATTATGTGGACCTTGCCACAAAGGGGAAGTAACCACTAAAGCTGACATCTGGTGTTACAACTGTGATGAAGGATTATGCTGGACATGTTTAAGTCATCACAAAAGATTCAAAGCAACATGTGATCATAAGACCATTAATATCAAAAGTTATAAACCATCCATCCAAGCCATTAAAACAGAATGTGACAAACACGGTCAACAGCTTAACTTGTACTGCCCTGGTCATTTAATGCCTTGCTGTGATCAATGTATTTCAACTAGTCATTTAAAATGTACGGGAATAAAAAGTTTGGCAGGTGTCGTggataaaatcaaaattgaaaaatcaaaggaGACTGTAGAGACAGACATAAGTTCTCTCGTAAATGTTTTGAACAAATTAATCAGCAACAAATCAGAAAACATCAAAACAGGAGAAAATCAGTGTGTTAGCATTAAGAATTCTATAACAGAaattagaaacaaaataaataaacatctAGACCACCTGGAGAAGAAGTTATGCAAAGAAATAGATAGTATTTGGAAtcaggaaaaatcaaaagcaactAATTTCATTTCTGAAATTGACAGGAAAACTAAAAACTTGAAGAAAATGAAAGATCAATTACAAACAGCTACAACAAATATTTCTAAACTCCAATCATTTCTCGGTGTACATCAGATAGAACAACAAATACACCAATGTCAACGATATGTTGAGGATCTAGAAAATGATGGGAGGACCAAAGAAGTTGAAATGAATATGAAGCAAAATGATGAAGTAAAAAAGGTTATCAGCCAGTTAGGAACTTTAGCATCCCTTGGAGAAGTAATGGTTGTCGAGACAGATGTCTCCATGAAGAAAGAAACAAGTGTGAGGAGGAAAGCACAAGTACCATTACATGAACAATCcaacataaacaacatgacaaTGAATATTGAGACAAAGATAGAGATCAACATAAAGGAGCTGATCAGTGACATGATTTGTCTGATGGATGGAAGAGTTATAGTAGTGGAAATGGAAGGTAAGGTTAACCTACTTACTTCTGATGGCAAACTACAGAAACAACTACCTATACCTGGTGAAGCACATAGCGTTACACAGATCAATCAGAACACTATAGCCATAACATATCCCTGGGAGAAAGCCATTAAGATCTTCAATATGGAGAATGAAACAGTTACCAAATTtataacattaaataaaaaatgctatGGTTTATCATCCTCTAATAATTCTCTGGCTGTAGGTTTGGGTAATGATGAAATCCGGATTATAGACTTGGAAGGAAATAAACTGAAGTCAATACCAGTTCCAAGTTCATCATTCCTGGAGTACCTGGTTTACTGTAATGATAGAGTATTCTATAGTGACTATATGGGTAATTCAGTATACTGTTATGATGGATCGGGTAAAAAGATCTGGAGATATAAACAGGATTTAAAGACACCAAATGGACTATGGACCAATAATTTTGGTTACATTTATGTAGTAGACCAGGGATCACATAGAATAATAGTAATATCAAAAGATGGACAGCAGAGTAAAGTACTGATTCATGAAGAGGATGGACTGATAAATCCAAGGTGTATTTGTTTTAAGCATAATGAGTCTTCAGGTTTCATTTGTCATTTAATGTCTGACTACTTAGCAAAATTCAATTTATCTTATGGATAA